From one Sulfurovum sp. UBA12169 genomic stretch:
- the hisH gene encoding imidazole glycerol phosphate synthase subunit HisH has product MIGIVDYKMGNLASVINAFANVGAAVTLESDPGKLDQYDKLILPGVGAFGDAMKHLKSNGMDEAVKRFAHSGKPLLGICLGMQLLFESSEEFGSHEGLGLIPGKVAAFDESRFDHPRKVPHMGWNELFKQKETPLFKGLPDAFYLYFVHSYHVQCDDAYAVGKTHYGYAFVSAVQNGNIFGIQPHPEKSHENGLKIIENFVKL; this is encoded by the coding sequence GTGATTGGAATTGTTGATTACAAGATGGGCAATCTTGCTTCTGTCATCAATGCGTTTGCCAACGTAGGTGCTGCCGTCACGTTAGAAAGCGATCCCGGCAAATTGGATCAGTACGATAAACTTATCTTGCCCGGCGTAGGTGCTTTTGGTGATGCTATGAAGCACCTCAAATCCAACGGCATGGATGAAGCGGTCAAACGCTTTGCGCACAGCGGCAAACCCCTTCTTGGTATCTGCCTGGGGATGCAGTTGCTTTTTGAGAGCAGCGAGGAGTTTGGGTCGCATGAAGGGCTTGGGCTCATACCGGGAAAAGTAGCAGCATTTGATGAAAGCCGGTTTGACCATCCCCGAAAAGTGCCGCATATGGGATGGAATGAGCTGTTCAAACAAAAAGAAACGCCGCTTTTCAAAGGATTGCCGGATGCGTTTTATCTTTACTTTGTACACTCTTATCATGTCCAATGTGACGATGCCTATGCTGTAGGAAAAACTCATTACGGATATGCGTTTGTGAGCGCTGTACAAAACGGTAATATCTTTGGCATACAGCCGCACCCAGAAAAAAGCCATGAAAATGGACTTAAAATCATAGAAAATTTTGTAAAACTATAA